The genomic stretch TTATGGAGATTTTATGGAGCAAACGCAGCCGGTAAGGTCTGTACTGCAAGGTACGGATAAATTAAAGTGGTAACACGGGACAGTTCCCCGTCTTTAAATTTCCGAAAGGATTTTTTTAGGCGGGTTTTTCTTTGGGGGAAGGGAAAAAAGTCCCTTTGCCGTATCCCATTTCATAAACAGGAGGAAAACAGAATGTGTAAAGATTCTAACAAAAAACCATACTATATCACCACAGCCATTGCCTATGCATCAGGAAAGCCTCATATCGGCAATACCTATGAGGCAGTACTAGCGGATGCCATTGCCCGCTATAAAAGAGCGGAAGGCTTTGACGTATTTTTCCAGACAGGAACCGATGAGCACGGCCAGAAGATTGAGGAAAAGGCAGAGGCTGCAGGAATCACACCGAAGGAATTCGTAGACAGGGCAGCCGGTGAAATTAAAACGATCTGGGATTTAATGAACACCTCTTATGATAAATTCATCCGCACCACGGATAAAGACCACGAAGAACAGGTTCAGAAGATCTTTAAGAAGCTCTATGATCAGGGTGATATCTATAAGGGACATTACGAAGGCTTATACTGTACCCCATGTGAATCATTTTTCACAGAATCCCAGCTTGTAGACGGCAAATGTCCGGACTGCGGACGTGAGGTAAAGCCGGCGAAAGAAGAGGCATATTTCTTCCGTATGAGCAAATATGCGGACCGTTTGATAAACCACATCAATGAGAACCCGGACTTTATCCAGCCTGTGTCCAGAAAAAATGAGATGATGAACAATTTCCTCCTTCCGGGGCTTCAGGATCTATGTGTATCCAGGACTACTTTTAAATGGGGAATTCCGGTGTCCTTTGACCCGAAGCATGTCACCTATGTCTGGCTTGATGCGCTGACCAATTATATTACCGGCATCGGCTACGATTGTGACGGCAATAGCAGTGAGCAGTTTGCCAGATTATGGCCGGCAGACCTTCACCTCATCGGAAAGGATATTATCCGCTTCCATACAATCTACTGGCCTATTTTCCTGATGGCCCTTGATATTCCCCTGCCAAAGCAGGTATTTGGTCATCCCTGGCTGCTTCAGGGGGACGGCAAGATGAGTAAATCCAAGGGAAATGTCCTCTATGCGGATACTCTGGTGGATTTCTTTGGCGTGGATGCAGTCCGCTATTTCGTCCTTCATGAAATGCCCTTTGACAATGACGGAGTTATCTCCTGGGAGCTTATGGTGGAGCGCATGAACTCAGATCTTGCCAACATCCTGGGCAATCTGGTAAACCGTACCATTTCCATGTCCAATAAATACTTTGGCGGAATCGTATCAGACGGGAAGTCAGCAGAGGCTGTTGATGAGGATTTAAAGGCAGTGGTGCTGGAAGAAGTGAAAAAGGTCCAGGAGAAGATGGAGAAGCATCGTGTTGCTGATGCCATGACAGCAATCTTTAATATTTTCAGAAGGAGCAACAAATACATTGATGAAACTGCTCCATGGACCCTTGCTAAGGATGAGGCATCAAAGAGCCGGCTGGAAACCGTGCTTTATAATCTGACGGAAGCCATTACCATCGGAGCCTCCCTCCTTGATTCCTTTATGCCAGATACCTCCAAAAAGATTCTTAACCAGCTTAATACAGAAAAAAGAGACTTGTCCCAGATGAATGAATTCGGTTTATATCCCTCTGGAAACAAGGTGACGGATAAGCCGGAGATCCTGTTTGCCCGTATGGATATCAAGGAAGTCCTGGAGAAAGTGGAAGCCATGTTTGGTTCGAACGAGGAAGAATTGAAAGAGAATGCCAAAGAAGATTCTTCTGCAGTGATTGATATAGAAGCCAAGGCAGAGATCGAATACGACGATTTTGCCAAGCTGCAGTTCCAGGTAGGCGAGATCATTGCCTGCGAAGCGGTTCCAAAGTCAAAGAAGCTTCTGTGTTCCAAGGTAAGGATCGGAAGCCAGGTAAAACAGATCGTCAGCGGAATCAAAGCCCACTATTCACCAGAAGAAATGGTTGGCAAAAAGGTGATGGTTGTGGTAAACTTAAAACCAGCAAAACTGGCTGGAGTCATGTCTGAAGGCATGCTTCTCTGCGCGGAGGATGCAGAAGGCAATCTATCCCTTATGATACCGGAGAAAACAATGCCGGCAGGAGCAGAAATCTGCTAATACAGGGGAATGTCTGACGACACTTAAAAGAAACAACGAAAGGCCGGGTAATTAGATCCGGCCTTATTGTTTTAAGAAGGAGGATTCCATGAAGGAATCAATGGGCGCCCGAACGAGAGGAATAACAGGAAACACCTTAAAGATGATCGCCATTGTCACCATGCTCATAGATCATATTGGAGTTGCAATCATTGAAAACGGTATATTAAAATATCAGGACAACCTTCCGGCCTGGGAGATGTTTGGCCTTTCGGGCGGAAGCATGTGGAATACCGCTGACCTGGTGCTCCGCACCATTGGAAGAATTGCATTCCCTATCTTTTGTTTTCTGTTGGTAGAAGGATTTTTCCATACCAGGGATATTAAGAAATATGGCGCCAGGCTTTTTTTATTCGCCCTAATTTCCGAAATTCCGTTTGATCTGGCTCTCTTTGGCAAATGGTTTTACCCAGGCTATCAGAATGTATATGTTACCCTGTTCATTGG from Lacrimispora sphenoides JCM 1415 encodes the following:
- the metG gene encoding methionine--tRNA ligase, whose protein sequence is MCKDSNKKPYYITTAIAYASGKPHIGNTYEAVLADAIARYKRAEGFDVFFQTGTDEHGQKIEEKAEAAGITPKEFVDRAAGEIKTIWDLMNTSYDKFIRTTDKDHEEQVQKIFKKLYDQGDIYKGHYEGLYCTPCESFFTESQLVDGKCPDCGREVKPAKEEAYFFRMSKYADRLINHINENPDFIQPVSRKNEMMNNFLLPGLQDLCVSRTTFKWGIPVSFDPKHVTYVWLDALTNYITGIGYDCDGNSSEQFARLWPADLHLIGKDIIRFHTIYWPIFLMALDIPLPKQVFGHPWLLQGDGKMSKSKGNVLYADTLVDFFGVDAVRYFVLHEMPFDNDGVISWELMVERMNSDLANILGNLVNRTISMSNKYFGGIVSDGKSAEAVDEDLKAVVLEEVKKVQEKMEKHRVADAMTAIFNIFRRSNKYIDETAPWTLAKDEASKSRLETVLYNLTEAITIGASLLDSFMPDTSKKILNQLNTEKRDLSQMNEFGLYPSGNKVTDKPEILFARMDIKEVLEKVEAMFGSNEEELKENAKEDSSAVIDIEAKAEIEYDDFAKLQFQVGEIIACEAVPKSKKLLCSKVRIGSQVKQIVSGIKAHYSPEEMVGKKVMVVVNLKPAKLAGVMSEGMLLCAEDAEGNLSLMIPEKTMPAGAEIC
- a CDS encoding TraX family protein; amino-acid sequence: MKESMGARTRGITGNTLKMIAIVTMLIDHIGVAIIENGILKYQDNLPAWEMFGLSGGSMWNTADLVLRTIGRIAFPIFCFLLVEGFFHTRDIKKYGARLFLFALISEIPFDLALFGKWFYPGYQNVYVTLFIGLCVLYWYDKALGNPIRQILVFLAGCGAAVILKCDYDIIGITMILLFYVFYKDKKRQNIFAGILAAFESLSCFGAAILAFIPIRMYSGARGKRNLKYFFYWFYPAHLVLLYILRLIIIK